The following proteins come from a genomic window of Vanessa tameamea isolate UH-Manoa-2023 chromosome 6, ilVanTame1 primary haplotype, whole genome shotgun sequence:
- the LOC135193330 gene encoding cuticle protein 8-like, translated as MAASAQHHEQSHGHATSSQSIIRHDISHNQHGHNHVQPIAVHAAPVAYHQPTVSVHHAAPIVHSAPVVHHATPIAYHQAPVYHSQHNDAHEHQDYYSHPKYEFQYNVEDHHTGDIKSQHEARDGDHVTGSYSLHQPDGSVRTVHYNADKHNGFNAQVENSAPSTHAQPAHAHHHAPQYVLSHH; from the exons ATGGCAGCAAGCGCGCAGCATCATGAACAAAGTCATGGTCACGCAACTTCTTCTCAATCAATCATCCGCCACGATATCTCCCACAACCAACATGGCCACAATCACGTCCAACCCATCGCCGTCCACGCTGCTCCGGTCGCATACCATCAACCCACTGTTTCCGTTCACCACGCTGCCCCCATTGTTCACTCTGCTCCTGTAGTTCACCACGCTACTCCTATTGCATACCATCAAGCTCCCGTCTACCACAGTCAACACAATGACGCTCACGAACATCAGGATTACTAC TCGCACCCTAAATACGAGTTCCAATACAACGTAGAAGACCATCACACTGGTGACATCAAGTCTCAGCACGAAGCCCGCGATGGTGACCACGTGACCGGCTCCTACAGTCTGCACCAGCCCGATGGTTCCGTACGCACCGTCCACTACAACGCCGATAAGCATAACGG ATTCAATGCTCAAGTGGAAAACTCCGCGCCATCAACACACGCCCAACCAGCTCACGCTCATCATCACGCGCCTCAATACGTTCTGTCTcaccattaa
- the LOC135193329 gene encoding cuticle protein 8-like translates to MNFKVVIFAASLMAVSAQHHGQSHGHATSSQSIIRHDVSHDQGYNHVQPIAVHSAPVYHHQPAAYIQHAAPIVHAAPIVHHAAPIAHHQTPVYHSQHNEGHEHQDYYSHPKYEFQYNVEDHHTGDIKSQHEARDGDHVTGSYSLHQPDGSVRTVHYNADKHSGFNAQVDYSAPSTHAQPIHHAAEHILSHH, encoded by the exons atgaattttaag GTTGTCATTTTTGCCGCTTCGCTGATGGCAGTAAGCGCGCAGCATCACGGTCAAAGCCATGGCCATGCGACATCTTCTCAATCCATCATCCGACACGACGTCTCTCACGACCAGGGCTACAACCACGTACAACCAATTGCCGTCCACAGTGCTCCTGTATATCACCACCAACCAGCTGCTTACATCCAACACGCCGCTCCTATcgtccacgctgctccaatagtACACCATGCTGCTCCCATTGCGCACCATCAAACTCCAGTCTACCACAGCCAACACAATGAAGGTCATGAACACCAGGACTACTAC TCTCATCCTAAATACGAGTTCCAATACAACGTAGAAGACCATCACACTGGTGACATCAAGTCTCAACACGAAGCCCGTGATGGTGACCACGTGACCGGCTCCTACAGTCTGCACCAGCCCGATGGTTCCGTACGCACCGTCCATTACAACGCCGATAAGCACAGCGG aTTTAACGCACAAGTTGACTACTCTGCTCCATCAACACACGCCCAGCCGATTCACCACGCTGCTGAACACATCCTGTCTCATCACTAA
- the LOC113393314 gene encoding histidine-rich protein PFHRP-II-like yields the protein MISKILLFTTVLLAVNAQHHSHGQATSSQSIIRHDISHNQHGYSNEPIGHHTAYHQPIAVHAAPVHEAITVQHIAPVVHSAPAVHHVAPIVHHSAPIAHHSVSSVHHVAPVVHHATPTINHVAQIAHHASPNVHYSAPVIHHSAPAVHHAAPVVHHVAPVVHHAAPSAHHVAPVVHHAAHSVHHVAPVVHHAAHSVHQVAPIVHHAAQSVHHVAPVVHHAAQSVHHVAPVVHHAAQSVHHVAPLVHHAASSLHHVTPVVHHATPVHQYAQSHQDYYAHPKYEFEYSVADHHTGDIKSQHESRDGDHVTGYYSLHEPDGSVRTVHYNADKHSGFNAQVQHSAPSTHIQPQHQQPHYSQSHH from the exons ATGATATCTAAA ATTTTACTGTTTACAACTGTGCTATTGGCAGTCAACGCACAGCATCACTCACATGGACAAGCAACATCTTCCCAGTCAATAATCCGTCACGACATTTCGCACAACCAGCATGGATATAGCAACGAACCCATAGGACATCACACAGCGTACCATCAACCTATAGCGGTTCATGCCGCCCCTGTCCATGAAGCAATCACCGTTCAACATATCGCCCCTGTTGTTCACTCAGCTCCTGCCGTTCATCATGTTGCTCCTATCGTACACCACTCTGCCCCAATAGCTCATCACTCGGTTTCTTCTGTTCATCACGTAGCCCCTGTTGTTCATCATGCGACTCCTACTATAAATCATGTAGCTCAAATTGCCCATCACGCCTCTCCTAACGTCCATTACTCTGCTCCCGTAATTCATCATTCAGCCCCTGCTGTCCATCACGCAGCACCTGTCGTTCACCACGTAGCACCTGTAGTACATCATGCTGCACCCTCTGCCCATCACGTTGCCCCTGTAGTACATCATGCTGCACACTCTGTCCATCACGTTGCCCCTGTAGTACATCATGCTGCACACTCTGTCCATCAAGTTGCTCCTATAGTACATCATGCTGCACAATCTGTCCATCATGTTGCTCCTGTAGTACATCATGCTGCACAATCTGTCCATCATGTTGCTCCTGTAGTACATCATGCTGCACAATCTGTCCATCATGTTGCTCCTTTAGTACATCATGCTGCTTCTTCTCTTCACCACGTTACCCCCGTGGTTCACCATGCAACTCCTGTACATCAATATGCTCAAAGCCACCAGGATTATTAC GCGCATCCGAAATATGAGTTCGAATACAGCGTAGCCGACCATCATACTGGTGATATCAAATCGCAACATGAATCTCGTGATGGTGATCACGTAACTGGATACTACAGTCTGCATGAGCCCGATGGTTCCGTGCGCACTGTACATTACAATGCTGACAAGCACAGCGG TTTCAACGCTCAAGTACAACACTCTGCACCTTCCACGCACATCCAGCCGCAGCACCAGCAACCTCATTACAGCCAGTCTCATCACTGA
- the LOC113393468 gene encoding uncharacterized protein LOC113393468 codes for MAKLLALLVILGNIFLSTQQEDHFIDDSIRHQPSVEDNPNYSFGYGVSDTHTGDVKTVWEAKQGDTVKGHYSVIEPDGSMRTVEYSSGPNSGFTASANNDGLPPELTADDGVMEDKVLRDYDRYYDFSEDTDVEQPYKGSDKKRNRHPYESLFKDYSLMKRPKYPTDLEPSEYTHSFSIKHPHEDLDSDTTAHSHVGFKFDPSCKTKHKKKNNLYTNIDLDFRRQKYPSLTSDSYNNDFDKYVGDSSNMEKLIQMYKHNEKYKSSKPEEYTSWTSTKHGHQGLSDVQLEDSYSDYIPPRPKKKYKPHKNPEPFEAEDLDDYVLVPKKKVKKPYRPVESSEYQPDIDEGYDDNYDDDRYHKPPRGNHKEVVRKIVKKKKPAINILDIFDI; via the exons gatAATCCAAATTACTCCTTTGGCTATGGAGTTTCTGATACTCATACCGGTGATGTTAAGACTGTTTGGGAAGCTAAACAAGGTGACACTGTTAAAG GTCATTACAGTGTAATAGAACCAGATGGCTCTATGAGAACTGTAGAATACTCTTCTGGACCTAATTCTGGATTTACGGCATCAGCCAACAATGATGGCTTACCACCTGAACTAACAGCTGATGACGGTGTTATGGAAGATAAAGTTCTGAGAGATTATGACAGATATTATGACTTTTCAGAGGACACTGATGTAGAACAACCATACAAAGGGAGTGACAAAAAACGGAATCGACATCCATACGaatcattatttaaagattattcaTTAATGAAACGACCGAAATACCCAACCGATTTAGAACCTAGTGAGTATACTCACAGCTTCAGTATCAAGCACCCACATGAAGATCTAGATTCTGACACAACGGCACACAGTCATGTAGGATTTAAATTTGATCCAAGTTGTAAAacgaaacataaaaagaaaaataatctttacacCAACATAGATTTAGACTTTCGAAGGCAAAAATATCCTTCTTTGACGTCAGACTCTTACAATAATGACTTTGATAAGTACGTCGGTGATTCATCTAACATGGAAAAACTTATACAAATGTATAAGCACAATGAGAAGTATAAATCCTCAAAGCCCGAAGAATATACTTCATGGACATCAACGAAACATGGTCACCAAGGCTTATCAGATGTGCAATTAGAAGATAGTTATTCTGACTACATTCCTCCGAGacctaaaaagaaatataaacctcATAAAAATCCTGAACCGTTTGAGGCTGAAGATCTCGACGATTATGTTTTAGTGCCTAAGAAAAAGGTCAAAAAACCTTATAGACCAGTAGAATCTTCTGAATATCAACCAGATATAGATGAGGGttatgatgataattatgacGATGACAGGTATCATAAGCCCCCACGGGGCAATCATAAAGAGGTAGTACGAAAAATCGTTAAGAAAAAGAAGCCtgcgataaatattttagacatattcgatatataa
- the LOC135193313 gene encoding cuticle protein 19-like yields the protein MLFKVLFFTASLMAASAQHHEQSHGHAISSQSIIRHDISHDQHGYNHVQPIAVHAAPVAYHQPAVSVHHAAPIVHSAPVVHHATPIAYHQAPVYHSQHNDAHEHQDYYSHPKYEFQYNVEDHHTGDIKSQHETRDGDHVTGSYSLHQPDGSVRTVHYNADKHNGFNAQVENSAPSTHAQPAHVQHHAPQYVLSHH from the exons atgtTATTCAAA GTACTTTTCTTCACAGCTTCGCTGATGGCAGCAAGCGCGCAGCATCATGAACAAAGTCATGGTCACGCAATTTCTTCTCAATCAATCATCCGCCACGATATCTCCCACGACCAACATGGCTACAACCACGTCCAACCCATCGCCGTCCACGCTGCTCCGGTCGCATACCATCAACCCGCTGTTTCCGTTCACCACGCTGCCCCCATTGTTCACTCTGCTCCTGTAGTTCACCACGCTACTCCTATTGCATACCATCAAGCTCCCGTCTACCACAGCCAACACAATGACGCTCACGAACACCAGGATTACTAC TCGCACCCTAAATACGAGTTCCAATACAACGTAGAAGACCATCACACTGGTGACATCAAGTCTCAGCACGAAACTCGTGATGGTGACCACGTGACCGGCTCCTACAGTCTGCACCAGCCCGATGGTTCCGTACGCACCGTCCACTACAACGCTGATAAGCATAAtgg ATTCAATGCTCAAGTAGAAAACTCCGCTCCGTCTACACACGCCCAGCCAGCTCACGTTCAGCATCACGCGCCACAATACGTTCTATCTcaccattaa
- the LOC113393329 gene encoding cuticle protein 7-like — MFAKAIVACALLVVAQGGLIASPHGAISSQSIVLGHPAPAIATHAVGPALAAPAYGLGLGHGAIVSHGPVLHAPVAHAVAPVEVYSHPRYQFNYGVTDGHTGDQKSQWESRDGDVVKGQYSLVEPDGTIRTVNYSADDHNGFNAVVSRQGHAAHPATAAVAHAPIAVAAPLGHGHLIHG; from the exons ATGTTCgcaaag GCTATTGTTGCTTGTGCTCTTTTGGTGGTGGCTCAAGGTGGACTCATCGCGAGTCCTCACGGAGCTATTTCATCTCAAAGCATAGTACTAGGACACCCAGCTCCTGCCATCGCCACTCACGCTGTCGGTCCTGCTCTGGCCGCACCAGCTTATGGATTGGGACTAG GTCACGGTGCTATCGTCTCTCACGGCCCCGTGTTGCACGCGCCGGTCGCCCACGCCGTTGCCCCTGTTGAGGTTTAT TCCCACCCCCGTTACCAGTTCAACTATGGTGTCACTGACGGCCACACTGGCGACCAGAAGAGCCAATGGGAATCTCGTGATGGGGACGTTGTAAAGGGCCAGTACTCTCTTGTCGAACCCGATGGCACCATCCGTACCGTCAACTACTCTGCCGATGACCACAATGG ATTCAACGCTGTAGTCAGCAGACAAGGCCACGCGGCGCATCCCGCCACCGCCGCCGTTGCGCACGCGCCGATTGCTGTAGCCGCACCTCTTGGCCACGGTCATCTCATCCACGGCTAA
- the LOC135193328 gene encoding cuticle protein 8-like isoform X2 translates to MNFKVVIFAASLMAVSAQHHGQSHGHATSSQSIIRHDVSHDQGYNHVQPIAVHSAPVYHHQPAAYIQHAAPIVHAAPIVHHAAPIAHHQTPVYHSQHNEGHEHQDYYAHPKYEFQYNVEDHHTGDIKSQHEARDGDHVTGSYSLHQPDGSVRTVHYNADKHSGFNAQVDYSAPSTHAQPIHHAPEHILSHH, encoded by the exons atgaattttaag GTTGTCATTTTTGCCGCTTCGCTGATGGCAGTAAGCGCGCAGCATCACGGTCAAAGCCATGGCCATGCGACATCTTCTCAATCCATCATCCGACACGACGTCTCTCACGACCAGGGCTACAACCACGTACAACCAATTGCCGTCCACAGTGCTCCTGTATATCACCACCAACCAGCTGCTTACATCCAACACGCCGCTCCTATcgtccacgctgctccaatagtACACCATGCTGCTCCCATTGCGCACCATCAAACTCCAGTCTACCACAGCCAACACAATGAAGGTCATGAACACCAGGACTACTAC GCGCATCCCAAATACGAGTTCCAATACAACGTAGAAGACCACCACACTGGTGACATCAAATCGCAACACGAAGCTCGTGATGGTGATCACGTGACCGGCTCCTACAGTCTGCACCAGCCCGATGGTTCCGTTCGCACCGTCCACTACAACGCTGATAAGCATAGcgg ATTCAACGCACAAGTTGACTACTCCGCCCCATCAACACACGCCCAGCCGATTCACCACGCTCCTGAACACATCCTATCTCATCACTAA
- the LOC135193328 gene encoding cuticle protein 8-like isoform X1, translated as MNFKVVIFAASLMAVSAQHHGQSHGHATSSQSIIRHDVSHDQGYNHVQPIAVHSAPVYHHQPAAYIQHAAPIVHAAPIVHHAAPIAHHQTPVYHSQHNEGHEHQDYYSHPKYEFQYNVEDHHTGDIKSQHEARDGDHVTGSYSLHQPDGSVRTVHYNADKHSGFNAQVDYSAPSTHAQPIHHAAEHILSHH; from the exons atgaattttaag GTTGTCATTTTTGCCGCTTCGCTGATGGCAGTAAGCGCGCAGCATCACGGTCAAAGCCATGGCCATGCGACATCTTCTCAATCCATCATCCGACACGACGTCTCTCACGACCAGGGCTACAACCACGTACAACCAATTGCCGTCCACAGTGCTCCTGTATATCACCACCAACCAGCTGCTTACATCCAACACGCCGCTCCTATcgtccacgctgctccaatagtACACCATGCTGCTCCCATTGCGCACCATCAAACTCCAGTCTACCACAGCCAACACAATGAAGGTCATGAACACCAGGACTACTAC TCTCATCCTAAATACGAGTTCCAATACAACGTAGAAGACCATCACACTGGTGACATCAAGTCTCAACATGAAGCCCGTGATGGTGACCACGTGACCGGCTCCTACAGTCTGCACCAGCCCGATGGTTCCGTACGCACCGTCCACTACAACGCCGATAAGCACAGCGG aTTTAACGCACAAGTTGACTACTCTGCTCCATCAACACACGCCCAGCCGATTCACCACGCTGCTGAACACATCCTCTCTCATCACTAA
- the LOC113393284 gene encoding cuticle protein 8-like, with protein MAVSAQHHGQSHGHATSSQSIIRHDVSHDQGYNHVQPIAVHSAPVYHHQPAAYIQHAAPIVHAAPIVHHAAPIAHHQTPVYHSQHNEGHEHQDYYSHPKYEFQYNVEDHHTGDIKSQHEARDGDHVTGSYSLHQPDGSVRTVHYNADKHSGFNAQVDYSAPSTHAQPIHHAAEHILSHH; from the exons ATGGCAGTAAGCGCGCAGCATCACGGTCAAAGCCATGGCCATGCGACATCTTCTCAATCCATCATCCGACACGACGTCTCTCACGACCAGGGCTACAACCACGTACAACCAATTGCCGTCCACAGTGCTCCTGTATATCACCACCAACCAGCTGCTTACATCCAACACGCCGCTCCTATcgtccacgctgctccaatagtACACCATGCTGCTCCCATTGCGCACCATCAAACTCCAGTCTACCACAGCCAACACAATGAAGGTCATGAACACCAGGACTACTAC TCTCATCCTAAATACGAGTTCCAATACAACGTAGAAGACCATCACACTGGTGACATCAAGTCTCAACACGAAGCCCGTGATGGTGACCACGTGACCGGCTCCTACAGTCTGCACCAGCCCGATGGTTCCGTACGCACCGTCCACTACAACGCCGATAAGCACAGCGG aTTTAACGCACAAGTTGACTACTCTGCTCCATCAACACACGCCCAGCCGATTCACCACGCTGCTGAACACATCCTGTCTCATCACTAA